The Skermanella pratensis genome has a window encoding:
- the pstC gene encoding phosphate ABC transporter permease subunit PstC, giving the protein MVASSMYVVLFLAAALSVFVTTAIVYILVSESWSFFATIPIITFLTDTQWTPSFANPRYGILPLLTATLWAAGIALVIAIPLGTILAIYLSEYARPAVRETVKPFLELLEAVPTVVYGYFALLLLTPLFQKLIPGLSGFNLLVPGIVLGIMILPYIVSVSEDAMRAVPSTLREGAYALGMTRFQAAIRVIVPGAFSGITAAYILGMSRAVGETMVVAIAAGQNPNLTGNPLEGAATITAYIVQMSLGDLPHGSLAYQTIFAAGLTLFLMTFAFNIAGFYLRRRFREVY; this is encoded by the coding sequence ATGGTTGCGAGCAGCATGTATGTCGTCCTATTCCTTGCGGCCGCACTATCCGTATTCGTGACAACTGCCATCGTTTACATCCTCGTCTCGGAATCATGGTCGTTCTTTGCGACGATACCGATCATAACGTTCCTGACCGACACCCAGTGGACGCCATCCTTCGCGAACCCCCGCTATGGAATACTACCCTTGCTGACCGCAACTTTGTGGGCGGCCGGCATTGCCCTGGTTATCGCAATACCTCTTGGAACGATCCTGGCTATCTACCTTAGCGAGTATGCGCGCCCTGCCGTCAGGGAGACCGTCAAACCGTTCCTCGAACTCCTCGAGGCGGTGCCGACGGTCGTCTACGGCTATTTCGCCCTGCTTCTTCTGACCCCGCTGTTCCAGAAGCTGATTCCCGGACTGAGCGGCTTCAATCTCCTGGTTCCGGGCATCGTCCTCGGCATCATGATCCTGCCCTACATCGTCAGCGTCAGCGAGGACGCCATGCGGGCCGTGCCATCGACCCTGCGCGAGGGTGCCTACGCCCTGGGAATGACCCGGTTCCAGGCTGCCATCCGAGTGATCGTTCCCGGTGCCTTCTCCGGCATCACGGCCGCCTACATCCTGGGGATGTCGCGTGCGGTCGGGGAAACCATGGTGGTCGCCATCGCCGCCGGCCAGAACCCCAATCTTACCGGAAACCCCCTCGAGGGCGCCGCGACGATCACCGCCTATATCGTGCAGATGAGTCTCGGGGACCTTCCCCACGGTTCGCTGGCCTATCAGACGATTTTCGCGGCGGGTCTGACGCTTTTCCTGATGACGTTCGCCTTCAACATCGCCGGCTTCTATCTCCGCCGCCGTTTCCGCGAGGTTTACTGA